The genomic stretch gttttttttctgctcaaTAGATATTAAAGGGTATTTCTGTTATATTCAAAAGCtcagtaaaaaagtaaaatgtgcaTTTATCTGTTGCTGCATTATTTGCTTTCTATGGCCTGTAgaaatagacagttaaagaaagccTGTCGATCGATTGGTGCTTTCCAACCTTTATTGCTTATAGTGACTCACTCAAAGATACAACAATATATACTTTATGACGTGATATGGCACTACAAACAGTGGATTACTTTGTTTGATAAAAAGAGAGGAGAATATTTTATGGTTAAAAGATGTAAAGTTATGAGCTATGTCACACCCAAAAAAATGACGAAGGTAagcatattttgatgttctaaCAGATCTTCTTATATCATCATcacatttataatttaacaCTGGGCTGTACAACATTGAAGATGTAGAAAAAACATATCTAATGAAAAGGGTGCACAACAATTAATTATTGCTCCTTTTTATATAGGTCAGTCAATGATCTTGGTCAAAACTGAATCAACAGAGGCTtagatatcctgacttttattttatagtttagacctacaattcccataatgcaacgTGATTGCGTTTTTTTGTTAGCCCTTCCCTGCCTGGTAAATGCCCACACATCTTTAAAACACCACAAACTCAGTTTTGTAAAACaggctttctgttaaaaaaaaaaagtagtgttCAAGTGTAAAATATGATTGGTTTTTGGTCTTACTTTTTGCCTATCTTTAGAAAGCTCCCTCCAGAAACACAGAAGCCATTGCAAAATTAAACTTCTTTTTACAGGCGgagttatatttttaatgatatATAAAATTGGTGACTTTCCATTTTTATAGGATGATGTGTGATCACACTGTCTGCTTCAAATATTTTACCCTGCCTCTTTGTTTCTATTCTCTCAGCGATGCCGGGGCTCAGCTGTCGATTTTACCAGCACCGGTTCCCAGAGGTGGATGATGTTGTGATGGTGAACGTGAGGTCCATCGCCGAGATGGGTGCCTACGTTAGCCTGTTGGAGTACAACAACATCGAGGGCATGATCCTCCTGAGCGAGTTGTCACGTCGACGTATCCGCTCCATCAACAAGCTTATCCGCATAGGCCGCAATGAGTGCGTGGTCGTCATCCGAGTAGATAAAGAGAAGGGTAAGTGCGGACGGGTACTAACCACTGAAGAGAGTTCATTGGTGGTTTGTTTAGTGATGGATCTAGGCCTTCACATACTTCACAAAGgacaggaaacattttttttgtcagtggaaGATACATAATGTATAAAATGGAAGCCTAAACTTTAATCCATATAATGACAAGATAAACTGGAAAGCCAGTCTTTTCCTCTGTTCAGCAAAACTCTTCCTAACTTTGGATTGTAACGGCCACTAGAGTATTTGCGATGCTCCTTACATCAGTGATACAGTGACACTTGTATACCACACTATAGAGTAGGATGtggtgggtgtaatatcaagcAGTGCCAAGGTTTTTCATATAAACATACGTTGCATTCAAGCACCTGCCAACAAGGAAACATAAATGCTGATTAAGTCAATCGCCGCCATGGAAAGTTCTCTGTGGTTTTTGTGGCGATATTCCCGTGCTGGCACACCGAAAGGCGGTCAGGACAGCTCATTTGTACTCAGAACGAGTAGTTTGACTCCATAACACGAGCAGCAAACAAAAAACCTTGCTCATTCCCACTGTTTAAAGCATAGCTGCTTATTCTGGATCTTTGATGGGTTACACGGTATAGCATTCCACTTGTATTACCCGTACCTTGACAGGCAGGAAGGGGTGAGACAGCAGGCGCCCAGGAAGTGTGCTGAGCTTTAAAGCAAATTACACAAAGTGGCCAAATATTGGAATTACAACTTCTGGGACCGTCACGTTATACCCACCGgcccaaaaaatacttttccctATAGACTTGCAAAAGAGACATTTGTAAATcaatggatacatttttttgaggGTCTAAATGACTTGTTTCACTgtcagaatttgatccatttggtctgataacattttgaaattctAGAAGAGCTGCTCGTATAAATATTTCAATCCCCATTCAAGTAAGTGCAGCACTAATCTGTTAGAAACCTGCTCAGCCAGCGGAGGTCTCCTGTGCTCTTTAGTAGGTGATGACTAAATTGATTAACCAAATTTGGATTGAGTAATAAGTTAACTATATTGGCACTGATCTTGTTAAACAATTGGCCTTCTTTCTGGACTAATTGTGAGAATATTCTGAATGTATaatgacatgaaaatgtcacagcCAGCGTTTCATGGTAGAAAACCATTTGTGCCGGTCATGTGACCTGTaaggtagggctgggcaatatatataatttaatttatactgtttattgatctccatattgtttattgatattatatcgacATCGATATACAGTATGAAGCTAGATATTCTCCTAAATTTAGGatattgtaaaatgaaatgtcGTCTTTTGCTAGTTTTTATGCTGCATTACTGTaaagttgtcattttctgaacttaccagactctTTTagttgttctattatttgcctttactcaCTTGGTTATTATATCCATATTACTAtgattagtagtagtagtagtagtagtagattaGTAAGctcttattgtgtaaatatttgtgaataatacaatatcgccgcaatatcgacattgatgtgtcaaaaatatcgtgatatttgatctTCTACATATCGCCCAGTAAGGTTTTGTTTCAATGATCAATCAAATGGGAAAAGTTCCGGtcaaatattttgtgtttattgctcTTAAAGACAATTGATAGGCaggttggtagagcaggtgcccatatgTAGAACGTTACACCTCGACGCAGagggcccgggttcgactccaacttgtcgccctttgctgcatgtcattccctccctctctctcccctttacatgtcttcagctgtcctgtcaaaaataaaggcagaaaatgccccctaaaataattgtaaagaaGTGTCTTTCTGCAGCCTTGGGATGCGCATAAGCCTCTGCCTTCCCCAAAGTGACTTTACTGCGCTGTTTTGATGCAGATCTGCAGGGAGAAACCTCTCAGCTCGCGCACTGGAGACAGGTTTTACGCATGCTACCTTGGCCAGTTTGACCCACTCTGGATAGATTTAACCGTAATTCCAATAAGTACCTCAGAGACCTGTCATCATAGGGCATCTTGATGTGCATCTGAGTGGTTAACGTTAACGAGAGGGGCTGTAGCCTCGCTGGCATTTGTTTGACTTTGTACAGGTAAGACCGGCAGCTGCTTGGTGTTAGGAAGTAATTCACAATATTTCCCTGTTTTGATTGGGCTTTGACTTTCCCGCTTGCTTGTTGCCATTTGTTGTAAATCTACGCTAGTCTTCTGCACTCAATCGACATGTAGTTTTTCCTTTCTCGCAAATGCTGtttctaaatgaaaacatatgattgttcattgttttaataaaacaaaagatatgAAAATCACTGTAGCCTATTTTAACCCAATTCAAACTGTGCTAAGGGAATCATTTTCACCGGTCATTCTAACCGGAGACCGATTGAATTTTCGGAcctcatcattttttttccagccaGTGACCGGTAATAACCGGACGACGGAAACTCAGGTCACAGCTTCTCTTCTCTATCTTCTCTTTAGGATACATTGATTTATCAAAAAGAAGAGTTTCACCAGAGGAGGCCATCAAGTGTGAAGATAAATTCACCAAATCTAAAACTGTAAGTCAAATTGTGCCTAAATgctttttctgttgttctttaATTAATTATGGATATGATTTTCAgcatcatttgtttttctgcattgttAAAAAGTGACTTTTCCTACATACATGACAAACCTGTCATACATTTTTGGATTATTCTAAAACGACTctcaggtttttctttttattgatcTCTTTTGAACCTTTTGTAAATCCGACCTTTGAGTCAGTCTCCCAGGGCTGATGCGGCTGTTGTCTCTGCAGGTGTACAGCATCCTGCGACACGTGGCAGAGGTGCTGGAATACACCAAGGACGAGCAGCTAGAGAGCTTCTACCAGCGCACCGCCTGGGTGTTCGATGAGAAATACAAGCGGCCAGGATACGGAGCCTATGATGTCTTCAAACAGGCTGTATCGTAAGTGGTTGTTTTCAGCGGTGTGCGGTAATGTTAGGCTAATCTAGAAACTTAggaacaaaaaatgtgttcaaacaATTATTGGATGAGGTCTAATCATATCGTACAAATCTTCCCTCCACTAGAGATCCTGCCATTCTGGATGGGCTGGACttaacagaggaagagaagaatgTGCTGATAGACAACATCAACAGGCGACTCACTCCACAGGCTGTTAAAATTAGAGCAGGTAGCAACACACTCTAAAGATAACATttgacctttatttattttacctgtaTCATGACAGCCCCTCAGCTGGACTACGAAGTATGTGAAGAGTTGACCTACAGCCACAATTCCTGTAACACTCTCCTCTCCCACCGGCAGACATTGAAGTGGCGTGCTACGGGTATGAGGGCATTGATGCTGTGAAGGAAGCTTTGAGGGCCGGGCTTGGCTGCTCCACAGAGGCCATGCCCATCAAGGTAATAGCCCCATTTCAACCACTCTCAGCCACATGTTCGTGCACTGATGCTGAATGGTGACACTGACCAGTGTTAATAAGACCAACATTGTATTGGTTCTTCGCAGATCAATCTGATTGCTCCCCCTCGCTATGTGATGACAACGACCACTCTGGAGCGCACAGAGGGCCTGTCCGTCCTCAACCAAGCCATGGCTGCTATCAAGGAGAAGATCGAAGAGAAGAGAGGCGTCTTTAACATCCAGATGGAGGTGAGTGACTTCAGTGTCTTTTATGCGAAAGCCACTTCGTCATTTGTGTGATTCTATTATTATAAACAGTTTCTTTGAAGTTCTAGGTTGGCTCAGATGTACAgtgagcagtggtggaatgtaactaagtagcATTCACTACTtcagtacaaatttgaggtactagtactctttttttagattactttttttttttttattgaaacccaaatattttcatatttggtCATTTCTTTTTGATAAACTGATGGATGAAGCATTTCTTTATGGGTTAAGGAATGTTTTCCTCCTTAGTAGCTGGTAATATGCAAcgtcacaaagctgaaagaAGGGCTGGTTTTCATGAAAAGTGACTTTTTGGAGATATGTGGTTTTCacagaatgaaaatgaaagtgttGCTGCAAACGTCTAGCCGCAATTTAAGCTCAGGCTCTTTAACTTAAGGTGGGGTGGCTTTAAGGTGGACCAGCTATTCTCATTTTAGTGACGAGCTGCTTTAGGAAAACTCTGATTCGTCATGAAACCTaaatagaatatttttttatgttcctcAGTTATTGATTTATGATCTAAACTGTTTCATAGATGAGCTACACTGGACAGTCATTGAGTTGTACACTTGCTACAAATTATAACAGAAGCCTAAAACTAACACTGCCGACTTGCATCGCCTCTGCAGTCGGCAGGGGAGACTTTGACTGGGGGGGCTTGGACCTATGAATGGGGTCAACTTTGCAGCTCAGAAAACATGGAGCTTGGCTTTTACAGTCTTACTTTAATAACATGTGGCACTGGTGTATACATATAATTTATCCTTCccctaatacattttttttcgtTTGTCTACATTtgtaaaattatacatttatggtataatcatgtttttcctgtttaatGTCTGTGTCTACAACAAATGAGAGTAACAGGGTAAAAGTTGTACAGGGGAGGCTTGGTGTTCTCTTCTGTGAAATAAGAcaagatttgtttgtttgatttttaaagattatatttttgggggcattttaggcctttaatttaatccgctctaccaactgagctatctgggtgcccataAGACAAGATTTGTGATATCGGCATAAGCCAAAAAGAGTTTGACAATATTGGCATATTGATATTGGCCAAAATCTAATATTGTGCTTCTCTGATATTGACAGTTCTcaaattattactttattcttaaaacattttttgctttttattaaacatattactataattttcaattttctttgGTCCTTACCAAGAGTACCGAAAATAAAGAACTGAATTTCTAAGTTTTGACATGTTCCTACTTACTTCTTATCTTTTGCACTGTACAAATGCCTAAACGGTGAACTGTGTCCCCTTCAGCCTAAGGTGGTGACAGACACAGATGAGACCGAGCTGGCCCGGCAGTTGGAGAGGCTAGAGCGGGAGAATGCTGAGGTGGACGGAGACGATGACGCAGAGGAGATGGAGGCCAAAGCAGAGGACTAGAGTCAGTCCTCACAGCAAGGCTGCTGGGGAGATAACGTCAATACAGAAATGTGGACAGACATGGCCACAGTCATTCAGTCCAACAGTTAACTTTCACATTGCAAACATTAACGGGCGTTTATAATTTATTGGCAAACGTCCCGGTTTGTTCTTTAGCAGGGATTGTTTCAGAAGATGGTAACAAGAGAAAGCTGTCTTGTTGTGCAGACATGGAAGAAAATTAAACATCAGtgtagtttctatttttaagtacaccaattcaaataaatattaactCTAAGACAACAAAAGCTGTTTATAAGCAGTGGCCTTCACTTACCTCTTGCTTGAGAGCCCAGTGTCTTCAGTATCCATGGCGCTTCATCGCTGGCTGGTCACTTGATGTGATCGATTTAAAGGGGAAACACAGGCTCTTCACTCTCAACACCAGCCAGTGGTGACATTTTGTGCTGTTTCTCTTCCAGGTAAAAGGTTTTTACTGGCAAGATCTGCTTTTGTTTAGCTCACATGGCATCAATAAAGTTCTTGAAGTTTTGATCTCaatgtgtctttgtctgctGCTGTGACTACATTAAAGGGCACCAGACCTAGCCTTTTAATTTATGGGTTGTTTTCCTTTGTAATGAGCATGCTTCAGCACTAAACGTAAGGTACTCCCACTACAAAACTCTAAGAAAGTGATCACCACCTGCTATCACTCTCAAAGTGATTTTGGGATGAAATAAACAGTAAAGATTTTCAAAAAGTctgaaatgtaactttttaagCTTTGGTTTCgtcaaatgtttaaaagttggTTTGAAGCAGGCTAAACATTTTATCGTGTAGTATGTCAAATTCAAAGTCGAAATATAGTATGAAGAAAagttgtatgtccaaaaaattaaaaaggcatagtatagtatgttggaaaaggttaatagtatagtatgtcaaaaaaagtcagatatagtatggagaaaaaatatagtttgttgaaaaatgtcattatattgtatgttaaaaatacagtatgtagaaaAGTTATATGTTGGAAAAATTCATAAAGTCATAGCAAATACTATGTCAgaatagtcataaaaaagtcgtagtatagtatgtccaaaaaaagtgatattataATGTCGAAAAAGTTTCACAAAAAAGTctaagtatagtatgttgaaaacattcttagcagtatagtatgtctaaaaattAATAGaattgtatgtcaaaaatcatagtatgtccaaaaacatcatagtatacaatttgacaaaaaagtcattaaaatgtcatagtatgtcgaaaaaattatagtgtgacaaaaagttatagtattgtatgtcaaaaggtcataaaaaaagtcaaagtatagtatgtagaaaagtcatggtatgttatgttgaaaaaattaaaaagtcttaggatagtatgttgaaaaaattcataaaatgtatgttaaagaaatgtaaaagtcataatatagtatgttgtaaagaGTCACAacaaagtcttagtatagtatgttgaaaacattcataaaatagtcatagtatagtatgtcaaatgaGTATTTCTTTCCTTGAAAAAAATCGTAAAAACGTCATATATGTCccataaaaatcataaaatatacaatgtcgacaaaagttgtaaaaacatctaaataaagtatgtataaaagtcaaaagttgatttttttttttaaatcaaaatcagaGTAtctagtatgtccaaaaatcatagtatatacAACATATCATAATCATAAAAATCATATGTTATGggatagtatgttaaaaaaagccataaataagtcatagtatatactatgtcaaaaaaagtcataaaaatatcatagtatagtgtgttgaaaagatTCTAGTTAttgtgatgaaaagtcataaaaaagtcacagtattgtatgttgaaaaaattgataaaagtcataggatagttaaaaaaagtctaaataggtcatagtatattatgtcaaaaattaataaaaaggtaataggacagtatgttgaaaaaattcctTAAAGAATCGTagaacagtatgttgaaaaaattcataaataagTCCTAtgatagtatgtcgaaaaaatcattaaaaagttcatgttatagtgtgtcgaaaaaggcataaaaaaagtcatagtataatatgtgtaaacaaatgcattatatagcatgtcgtaaaagaGTCACAAAAatagtcttagtatagtatgttgaaaagattcataaaacgtcataatattgtatgtcaaaaaatcatagtttgTAGCATGTCCAAAAATCATAGAATATACTATgttaaaagaagtcataaaaatgtcatagtatagtgtgataaaaagtcattaaaaaagtcatagtattgtatgatgaaaagtcaagaaaaagtcatagtat from Etheostoma cragini isolate CJK2018 chromosome 18, CSU_Ecrag_1.0, whole genome shotgun sequence encodes the following:
- the eif2s1b gene encoding eukaryotic translation initiation factor 2 subunit 1b, which produces MPGLSCRFYQHRFPEVDDVVMVNVRSIAEMGAYVSLLEYNNIEGMILLSELSRRRIRSINKLIRIGRNECVVVIRVDKEKGYIDLSKRRVSPEEAIKCEDKFTKSKTVYSILRHVAEVLEYTKDEQLESFYQRTAWVFDEKYKRPGYGAYDVFKQAVSDPAILDGLDLTEEEKNVLIDNINRRLTPQAVKIRADIEVACYGYEGIDAVKEALRAGLGCSTEAMPIKINLIAPPRYVMTTTTLERTEGLSVLNQAMAAIKEKIEEKRGVFNIQMEPKVVTDTDETELARQLERLERENAEVDGDDDAEEMEAKAED